From the Leptospira congkakensis genome, the window TCGGTTTTCCTTCTAAAATCAAAATGCGTCCGGGTTCTGATCCGTTTTTCAGTTCTACAGAAACATCAGATGTCAAATTGTACATATGTTTTCCTGGAACCACAACATCATCCATAACCAGTCCTTCCCCACGGAAGTAGTAAAGGTTTCTGTTATTACCAGCAGAACTTCCTGGAATCACAAAACTGGCTTCGGGATCTAAATCCAAAATATAAATACCAACTTCGTTTTTAGGATCACCTGCCCAGGAATCTGGGGGAGGATCGAGTGGTTTTTCGCCAAACAAAGATCCTGCGACAGTTTTGATTTTAATTTTTTTTCCAGAAGCATCCGAGACAACTTTCACAGGAATGTCTTTGTTCCAAAACATTTTGAAATGTGGATCGACAAATTTATTTTTTGCAGGAAGGTTCAGCCAAATCTGAAAGAGCTCCAAGGTGTTATCACCGGATTCATCCACTAAAGGAAACATTTCTGAATGTTGGATTCCAGCACCAGCAGTCATCCATTGTACATCCCCATCTCCATATCTACCGGCAGCACCTTGGGAATCTGCATGATCAATGAGTCCTCTTTGGACAACTGTTACCGTTTCAAAGCCACGGTGAGGGTGGCCAGGAAAACCGGGAATGGTTTCTCCGTGGTACATCCTCCACCCATCTTTGCCGGCAAAGTCTTGGCCGATTTGCCTTCCTTGTAAAGAAGCATCCGGGCCAAACTTTCCATTGCCTTTGGGATAAAAATCTTCGTGGTGAACACAAAACAAAAATGGATCCGAGGTTGGCCATTGGAAGTCAAGTTTTTGGGCGTATAATATCGATTTGTGTTTCATCTAAAAATCCTGTTTTTGCGATTTCTATCGCTACTAATAAGACAGTGGATTAGAATCAAAAGTTTTTCACAATAGAAACATTCACTCCAAAAGTCCCGTATTGTTTGGCACTGAGTGAAGAATTGAGGTCTGGAACCGAACTGAGTTCCACCGGTGTTTTTCCTGTTCCCACATTATAACCTGTCACTTCAGAGATACTAAAGGAAGAAATTTGGTAGAATCCACCGTATTTCACTCCCAATGTTTCAAAAATTTTCCAAACAAGTCCTAACTCCAACGACATCGTTGCGCCGGTAAGGCCTTTTGCGAATCCTTCTTTGGATTGGAACATTGTTAATTCTGATCTGGTAACGGGCGAACTAAATGTAACTTGGTTACTTGCATTTAAAGAACCAGTCGATGAGGTTTCAATCCCGTAAGAAGCAAGTTTCAATTGTCCAGAAAAAACGGTAAAACCACCGACCATATAGAAGTTCAACCAGTCTGTGATGGAAGTGACAAACCCATAGTCCATTCCATAATTTTTAGTTCTAAATTCTACAGTTCCAGTTGAGAAAGCTAATCCCTGTGTGACAGTTTGGTCTCCCGTTCTTAAAAAAGGAAATTTTAATTGGAAAGATTGGAATGGACCTTTCGAAGATAACTCTGAATAGTTGAAACTGAGTTCTGTTGAACTGGATGTAGTTAAATAATTTAATGGGCCCAGTCCAATTTTAAAACCAACTTCATTGATTCCTGAATGGATTCGGTCATTTAAATAAAGTCCGTTTGTACTAAAACTAGTTCGAGTATCGTTGTATTGTTCACCTTTAGCATAAACAAATCCTACAAAAAAATCTTCTGTGAATTGGTGAGAGTATTTGATTCGAGGAGAAATTGTAGAAGTTGGTTTTGAATCTGAACTTTCTGTGATGATCCCTGGTGGGTTGAGGTTGTTCGTTGAGTTACTGTTGACTAAACTGGAAGCCACTCGAGATGAATTTAAAATACTAGATACGGATTGGGGGCCACCTTCGGAAGGGGTCTGTGCAAATTCGCCAGCAAACTCTAATACCTTTAAACCAGATCCCAAAAAAGAAGAAGATTTAGAATTTTGTTTAGAATCTGTTTCTGAAGGATTCGAATTGTTTTGTGCAAATAGAGGGGAAACCAATAACGATATGAGTAAAATAAAATTTCTGACTACGATTTTCATCTATATCAATAAATAATTTATGAATATAGAATCTATAACAAAAAAGTTGAGAGGGAAACCTTTTCATTCAGAAATTAGAATGATGTTAAATAGTTTTTGTGTTTTGTACTAATTGAAAAAAGAATGTGGAGCCTACATCGATTTCAGTTTCTACCCAAAGGGTACTTTTATGTTTTTCTAAAAATTCTTTACACAGAATGAGGCCAAGCCCAGTACCTGTTTCTTGATTTGTACCTAAAGTAGAGGTCTTTCGATCCAGTCGAAATAAATTTTGAATTTGTTCTTCCTTCATACCCACGCCAGTATCCTTTACAAAGAAGATAGTGGCATTTGGATCTATTTTTGTTTTGAAACTAGATACCATTTTTGGTTTAGAATTTTCTTTTGGTTCCGGTATTTGTTCCGAAGGTAAAACACCTATGGTTACCTGCTTACCTTCTAAACTGTATTTGATTGCGTTGGAAATCAAATTACGAATGACCGTTTCAATCATAAATGGATCGGCAAAAATTTCCAAATCTTTTGGAATTTTGTTATGAATTGCCACTGACTTTTTGTTAGCTGATAGACTTAGAAGCCCTATCACTCGTTGTACTAAATCATAAAAAGGGAGAGAAATTGGTTGGAATTGGATGGCACCTGTTTGGGAACGAGCCCAATCTAATAAATTTTCGAGTAGAGAATAAACTAAATCAGAAGATTCTTCCAACATTTTTAAATAAGAAGTTCTTTCGGAATCAGTGAAGGAAGAATCTTTTTCACTTAGGATTTTTGTGAATTCTTTTTGTGTTCCAAGTGGTCCTCGTAGATCATGTGCGATGATCGAAAAAAATTTATCCTTAGTAGAGTTTAATTCTGCTAATCGAATGGCAGATTGTTTTAAATTATTTTCAGCGAGTTTTCTTTCAGTGATGTTACGAATGATACCGCAGTTGTATTTTTTTCCTCCATATTCTACTAAATTGACAGTCACTTCGATTGGAAAGGAGGTTCCATCTTTTGTACGATTGATCGTTTCGATAGAAAAGGATTTGCGTTCTAAGATTTCTTGCCAATGAGCTTTCCACATTTCAACGGTAAACAAAGGATCTACTTGAAACATTTGCATAGAAAGTAATTCTTCTTTCGTGTATCCGTAGTTTCTACAAGCAGCATCGTTCACAAAAACATAATTTCCGTCTTCATCCGTCCAAACAATGGCATCAGAGATTGTATCGATTGAAAATTGTGTGAACTGCAAAGCATTGATTAAACTAGAATGGTCTAGGTTTTTATTTCCATGTGATTGTTTTAACATTTGGTTTTCCTCTTCCAAACGTTTTAGATCTGCTAGTAAAGCTTCGTATGTCTTAGGTAGAGTCGACATGGATTATTGGTATGATAAAATCGACGAAATAAATTGCCAAGAACTAAGCGAACACTTTAGTTTATTTCGTAACGAATGAATCGGGCTTGACGGAAAACAAATTTATAGATAAACCTAAACTCCTCGAAACGATATGCCGTGCCTATTTTGCCAGAAAGGATCTTCTAGTTTTTCGAGGTCAGTACCAGCTCAGGACGAAACACGAACACCCACCTTTCCTATTGATGATATCGTTGGGAATCCTATCAGTAGATTTTCTGAAATCTATGAATGTCGTGACTGTCATAGCCTTTGGTGGATCAAAACACGAGGGTCTGGTGATCCAAGATCCACCTATCCAGAGTTTTACGAACAGACTGCCGAACGAATTGATGACCAGCGTTCAGAACTGATTCGAAATCCAACGATCGCTGGAATCATCACTCATAAAGATTCAAAACTTCCTTATTCTTTCTTTGAAGAAATTTTGGAGATAGTTGTTTTATCGGAGAAGGAGAAGTTAAAAGAACTTTATCTCAAACGAGAAGAAAATGTACACACTTCTGTAAAACTTTGGTTACGTCGCTGGTTTCCGAAAGAATATCCTAAGGAATTTGAAGAGATTCAAAAAAAAGGATTTCCCACTGATTCCAAAGAACTTCTCCGTTTGGAAGAAACTGAATCTGTTTTGGTTTCAGAATTTATTTCAAGAGACCAATTTGTTTTTCTCACAAAAAATACGAAAGAAGATTGGAAATTACAAACTTACGATTTAACCAAAAAAGAAATTCTTTGGTCCAAAAATGTCCAAAGACCTTTTTTGGAAGGTTTAAAAATTCCCATATTATTTTACCAATCAGGATATCTTTGTTATTACCAGGGATTCCAAAAGGGATCAGAATATTATTCCCAACTCAATCGACCGGAAACCCTACGTATTTATGATTTATCTGGAAAGGAAATTTTATCTGTTCCTCTCCGATTTCAATGTTACGAAATCCTTTCCACAGAAGAAAGAGATATATCCGAAAATCGAATTTCGCATAACATTAATTTTTCGATTCTTTCGGACAAATTGTATCTTCCTTATGAGTCTAAAATTGTAGTTTATGATTTGAAAACAGGGGCTTCCATAAAAACCATCTCCCTCCCTGGATGGGAAGTTTTTTCAGGAAAGGCCTTTGAAACTGAATCCGGTCAATTGTTATTTTATACATTGAAAGGCATTGTGGGAATGAATGCAGAAGACCAAGTAACCTTTCACTATTCTTCCAAGTTTCATCCTGTGTTTATCGATTCTAGTTTTCGTTTGTTTTACTATTACGCAATAGTTGAATCTGCTGATTCTGGAAAAAAAATAGAGTTCAAAAAGAAATATGAATCTGGAGTGAGTTTACTCCAGCAGTTGTCTTCCAAGCCGGTAGAATATCCCCGTGGAATTTATTTGCCTTTTTCTTTGGACGGATCCTATCTTTTAGATTCCCAATTGAAAATAATCAAAGAGTTTCCTTTTAGTACGACAGACACAATTGGACCCCATGCCTTCGGATTGGAAAAAAATCCAGTCCTTGTGACGGAAGACCGGATCATCATCACGGATGACTATTCAGGAATTTATATGATCGACTTTTTAGGAAATTTGATATTAGAAAAACAAATCGACTCGGAAGTATTATCTCTCTTTACCATTGATGGAAAACATCCAATCATCGTCTTAAATAAATATGATGATTATACCGATGATGATCAGGTTGCAGTTTTCCTATTTTCACCCAAGGGAGATGTGATGGCTGAAAAAATTCTTCCTGCCCTTCCTGGTTTTTCCGTGAGTTTTGATGGCATATCTATATTTGTTAAAGGCAATCAGGTTTTCTCCATCGATTTGTTTGGAGCAGAAAACAAATGATGAAGAAAAATTTTGAGATTCAATTTGCTGAAACAATGAAAAGGGTAAAAAACCAATGGATTCCGTTCATTCGCGTTTTGGTAATCTTTCTTTTTTTAGGAAACGGAGAAGTGTTCGGGCAGGAAACAACAATTGATTTAAAAAATTTAGAAACTTCTCCCATCTATCTCGCCAACTCTATATTAGTATTAGAAGATCCAAACAATCAATTGGACTTTGAAACCATTCAGTCCCCGGAATACGCAGCCAAATTCATCAAAGTTCCCTCTTCCAAGGAAGCTTTCAATTTTTCTTATTCAAAATCTACTTATTGGCTTCGAATCCAAGTACAAAATCCAAATCCAATTCCTAAAGATACCGTGATTGTTGTTGCCTATCCCAGATTAAAAACAATGGATTTATACTTTCAAAGTACAAAAGAATTCAAAGAAATTCATTCTGGTTATACGGTTCCACTTTCACTTCGTCCTTACAAAAGTCGATTTTTTGTTTTTCCGATCCAATTTTCTGGAAATGCAACCGCTACTTTATATTTAAAAGTAAATTCACCCAATGCCATCAACCTTCCTATCCAACTTTGGGACAAAGTTACCTACGATAGACACGAGATCGATGACCATGTCATCCAAGCCTTATACTTTGGAATCGCTTTAGCCATGGCTATATTCAATTTATTTGTATTTTTTATCCTTAAGGATTCTAATTATCTTTTATATGTTTTCTTGGTTCTTTCGACTGCTTTGACCATTGCTTCGCATAACGGAATTGCTTCGGAATATCTATGGCAAAATTCACCTTGGATGGATCAATATTTGATCAACATTTTAATCTCCGTTGTATTGATATTGTTTTTGGTCTTTATGCGGAATTTATTAAATACCAAAAAATTAGTACCAAAACTGGATTTTGTAAGTAAAGTTTTGATTGTAGTTCAAATCGTATTACCTCTTTTTTACATTTTGTCTTTTGATTCCTTTATTAAAATTATGGTGGTAAGTCATTCCTTTACAGCTTTTTGGATTTTATTCAATGCCATCATTTGTTCGTTCCAAAAAGAAAGAATTGCCTATTTTTTCCTACTAGCCTTTGCATTTTTATTTTCTGCTTTGATTGTTTCTACACTTCGAGCCTTAGGATTCATTCCTACTAATTCATTTACCATTGATGGCCCACAATTTGGATCAGCCGCCGAAATGTTGTTACTTGCCTTTGCGCTTGCAGATCGTTACAATACCATCATCAAAGAAAAGGAAACCGCAGAAGCACTTGTAAAATCAAATTTAGAAAAATCCAATTTGGACTTAGAAGAAAAGGTCAAAGAAAGAACTTATATTTTAAACAAAACTTTAAGTGCCATGCGAAGAGATCTTTTTGTTGCTAAAAAAATCCAAGAGAATTCTTTAATCACCGATCCAAAGTTATTTCACCAATTACATCTTGTGTATCGTTATCTTCCTGTATCAGAAGTGGGAGGAGATTTTTTTGATGTTTGTCAATTGAATGAAACTAAGTTTAGAATTCTAATTGCTGATGCAACTGGTCACGGAGTCCATGCAGCGATGATTACTATGGCGATCAAAGGTTTGTATGATAATATTAAAAACTTTGAATTGATGCCATCCAAGGTAATGGAAATTTTTAACGAAGAGTTTATGGATAACTTTGTATCCCTCAATAGCCTTTTAACGGCTTTGATTTTAGATATCGATATCGATAAAAAAACAATCCAGTTTGCTTCGGCTGGACATCCTCCTGCCGTTCTTTTGAAAAAGAATGAAATTCAACTTTTAGAAAAAACCGGTAGGATGATGGGCCTCAAAAAACAAACCCATTACGGCCAATCGGAACTTCATTGGGAAACCGGGGACCGGCTCTTTTTATTTACCGACGGTGTTTTTGAAGCTTTCAACCCAAAGGAAGAGGAGTTTGGAGAGGAAAAAGCCTACGCACTTTTTCAATCCACCAGAAATCTCAGTTTGGATGCGGCCGAAGACCACCTCCTAAAAACACTACAAATCTTTCTCAATGGTCAGGATCGCCAGGACGATTTAACCATCCTCGGGATCGATTTGTAAATTTTTTCAAAAATAGTTTAATATTAAATAAATACAATATCAAATCACTTGATGTTGTAGTCTATTTTTTATCAATCAAATTTGGAGAACCTTGTGAAATCATTATTTTCAGAAGCGAAATTAGGAAATCTAACCTTAAAAAATAAAGTGGTGATGGCCCCCATGACCCGTTCCCGTTCCCTTGGAAATGTTCCCGGTGACATTGTCGCCACTTACTATGAACAAAGAGCTGAAGCCGGACTCATCGTGACAGAAGGAACATCTCCATCACCGAATGGTCTTGGTTATGCGAGAATCCCAGGAATCTTTTCTGAAGAACAAACGATTGCTTGGAAAAAAGTAACAGACAAAGTCCATGCGAAGGGCAGTAGAATTTTTGTTCAATTGATGCATACAGGTCGTATTGCTCATGAACTCAATTTACCAAAAGGTGCAAAAGTGGTTGGGCCTTCTGCAATTCTTGCCAAAGACCAAATCTGGACCGATGCCGATGGAATGAAAGATCATTCCACTCCCCATGAATTATCCAAACAAGAATTACTAACAACAAAAGAAGAATTTGTAAATGCTGCTAAAAATGCCGTTAAAGCGGGCTTTGATGGTGTTGAATTACATGCAGCGAATGGATATTTGTTGGAACAGTTTTTACACCCATCTTCAAACCAACGTACCGATGAATATGGTGGATCTATCGAAAATCGAATTCGATTTGTTGTCGAAGTGGCAACTGCTGTGAGCGAAGCCATTGGAAAAGATAAAACCGCTATCCGTTTGTCCCCTTACGGTGCTTATAATGACCTTTTACCGTTCCCAGAAACTCATGAAGAATATTCATTGTTAGCTGAAAAACTAAATCAAGTAGGAATTGTGTACATCCATTTGGTGGATCATTCTTCTATGGGTGCTCCAACGGTAGAACCAGAAACGGTTCAGAACATTCGAAAAGCCTTCAAAGGAACACTCATCCTCAGTGGTGGTTACGACGCAGAACGTGCAGAGAAAGATTTGTCCTCCGGCAATGCCGACTTAGTTGCTTTTGGAAAACCATTTCTAGCCAATCCTGACTTAGTCACAAGATTCCAAAAGAACATCAGCTTAGCTTCTTTTGACCAAACCACTCTATATACACCTGGCGAAAAAGGATATACGGATTACGCTCTGGCAAACTAACAATAATTAACACTTATTTATCATGAGTGAGTGTTGATTTTTTTT encodes:
- a CDS encoding alkene reductase, with the translated sequence MKSLFSEAKLGNLTLKNKVVMAPMTRSRSLGNVPGDIVATYYEQRAEAGLIVTEGTSPSPNGLGYARIPGIFSEEQTIAWKKVTDKVHAKGSRIFVQLMHTGRIAHELNLPKGAKVVGPSAILAKDQIWTDADGMKDHSTPHELSKQELLTTKEEFVNAAKNAVKAGFDGVELHAANGYLLEQFLHPSSNQRTDEYGGSIENRIRFVVEVATAVSEAIGKDKTAIRLSPYGAYNDLLPFPETHEEYSLLAEKLNQVGIVYIHLVDHSSMGAPTVEPETVQNIRKAFKGTLILSGGYDAERAEKDLSSGNADLVAFGKPFLANPDLVTRFQKNISLASFDQTTLYTPGEKGYTDYALAN
- a CDS encoding 7TM diverse intracellular signaling domain-containing protein — protein: MKRVKNQWIPFIRVLVIFLFLGNGEVFGQETTIDLKNLETSPIYLANSILVLEDPNNQLDFETIQSPEYAAKFIKVPSSKEAFNFSYSKSTYWLRIQVQNPNPIPKDTVIVVAYPRLKTMDLYFQSTKEFKEIHSGYTVPLSLRPYKSRFFVFPIQFSGNATATLYLKVNSPNAINLPIQLWDKVTYDRHEIDDHVIQALYFGIALAMAIFNLFVFFILKDSNYLLYVFLVLSTALTIASHNGIASEYLWQNSPWMDQYLINILISVVLILFLVFMRNLLNTKKLVPKLDFVSKVLIVVQIVLPLFYILSFDSFIKIMVVSHSFTAFWILFNAIICSFQKERIAYFFLLAFAFLFSALIVSTLRALGFIPTNSFTIDGPQFGSAAEMLLLAFALADRYNTIIKEKETAEALVKSNLEKSNLDLEEKVKERTYILNKTLSAMRRDLFVAKKIQENSLITDPKLFHQLHLVYRYLPVSEVGGDFFDVCQLNETKFRILIADATGHGVHAAMITMAIKGLYDNIKNFELMPSKVMEIFNEEFMDNFVSLNSLLTALILDIDIDKKTIQFASAGHPPAVLLKKNEIQLLEKTGRMMGLKKQTHYGQSELHWETGDRLFLFTDGVFEAFNPKEEEFGEEKAYALFQSTRNLSLDAAEDHLLKTLQIFLNGQDRQDDLTILGIDL
- a CDS encoding PAS domain-containing sensor histidine kinase, with product MSTLPKTYEALLADLKRLEEENQMLKQSHGNKNLDHSSLINALQFTQFSIDTISDAIVWTDEDGNYVFVNDAACRNYGYTKEELLSMQMFQVDPLFTVEMWKAHWQEILERKSFSIETINRTKDGTSFPIEVTVNLVEYGGKKYNCGIIRNITERKLAENNLKQSAIRLAELNSTKDKFFSIIAHDLRGPLGTQKEFTKILSEKDSSFTDSERTSYLKMLEESSDLVYSLLENLLDWARSQTGAIQFQPISLPFYDLVQRVIGLLSLSANKKSVAIHNKIPKDLEIFADPFMIETVIRNLISNAIKYSLEGKQVTIGVLPSEQIPEPKENSKPKMVSSFKTKIDPNATIFFVKDTGVGMKEEQIQNLFRLDRKTSTLGTNQETGTGLGLILCKEFLEKHKSTLWVETEIDVGSTFFFQLVQNTKTI
- a CDS encoding pirin family protein gives rise to the protein MKHKSILYAQKLDFQWPTSDPFLFCVHHEDFYPKGNGKFGPDASLQGRQIGQDFAGKDGWRMYHGETIPGFPGHPHRGFETVTVVQRGLIDHADSQGAAGRYGDGDVQWMTAGAGIQHSEMFPLVDESGDNTLELFQIWLNLPAKNKFVDPHFKMFWNKDIPVKVVSDASGKKIKIKTVAGSLFGEKPLDPPPDSWAGDPKNEVGIYILDLDPEASFVIPGSSAGNNRNLYYFRGEGLVMDDVVVPGKHMYNLTSDVSVELKNGSEPGRILILEGKPIAEPVVQYGPFVMNKQEEIQQAFDDYRKTQFGGWPWDSYDPVHVGKGRFARHADGKEEIPT